From one Flavobacteriales bacterium genomic stretch:
- a CDS encoding PIG-L family deacetylase, with amino-acid sequence MKEVSRILVLAPHPDDGEFGAGGSLKRWTEEGKEVHYVAFSPCLKSLPEGAAPDTLYKELLKATAILGLPSNHVRVLDFPVREFPAHRQRILDTLIQIKKEIRPDVVLMPNSYDVHQVHQVIHQ; translated from the coding sequence ATGAAAGAAGTATCGCGCATATTGGTATTGGCACCGCATCCCGACGATGGGGAATTTGGCGCGGGTGGAAGCCTAAAACGCTGGACCGAAGAAGGAAAGGAAGTGCACTACGTGGCCTTTTCACCCTGCCTCAAGAGTTTGCCCGAAGGAGCAGCCCCCGACACGCTTTATAAAGAGCTTCTGAAGGCGACGGCCATTCTTGGCCTGCCCTCGAATCATGTGCGCGTGTTGGATTTTCCGGTTCGCGAATTTCCGGCACACCGTCAACGCATTCTCGATACCTTAATTCAAATCAAGAAAGAAATTCGTCCGGATGTGGTATTGATGCCCAACAGTTACGACGTTCATCAAGTCCATCAGGTGATCCATCAGTAG
- a CDS encoding N-acetyltransferase, whose protein sequence is MANEYFVHETAVVDEGAVIGTGCKIWHFSHIMPGAVLGDGCNIGQNVVVSPDVILGKNCKVQNNVSIYTGVTCDDNVFMGPGMVFTNIVNPRSAIVRRGQYAKTHVGKGASIGANATIVCGHDIGPFAFIGAGAVVTKTAPAYALVVGNPAKQVGWMSEFGHRLNFDESNRAQCPESEAWYELKNGEVRKVE, encoded by the coding sequence ATGGCAAATGAGTATTTCGTACACGAAACTGCCGTGGTCGACGAAGGTGCTGTGATCGGCACCGGATGCAAGATCTGGCACTTCAGCCACATCATGCCGGGAGCGGTATTGGGTGATGGTTGTAATATCGGTCAAAATGTTGTGGTTTCTCCGGATGTGATCCTTGGAAAAAATTGCAAGGTTCAAAACAACGTTTCCATCTACACGGGCGTCACTTGTGACGATAATGTGTTCATGGGGCCCGGCATGGTCTTTACCAATATCGTGAACCCCCGAAGTGCGATCGTTCGCCGTGGACAGTATGCCAAGACCCACGTGGGAAAAGGAGCGAGCATCGGGGCCAATGCTACGATCGTCTGCGGTCATGACATAGGGCCATTCGCCTTCATCGGGGCCGGTGCCGTTGTAACCAAAACCGCTCCGGCTTATGCGCTCGTCGTTGGGAATCCGGCCAAGCAAGTGGGGTGGATGAGCGAATTCGGTCATCGATTGAATTTCGATGAAAGTAACAGAGCCCAATGCCCGGAAAGCGAGGCTTGGTACGAACTGAAGAACGGAGAAGTAAGAAAAGTAGAGTAG
- a CDS encoding Gfo/Idh/MocA family oxidoreductase → MVIIEREKIRFAVVGAGHIGKRHCTMIDRNPEAELVGISDIKDKSELGLDEFASVPYFNSIEELLQADLDIDVVVIASPNGLHAEQALKVLEARKHVVIEKPMALSKHDAEKVIYKALNISRHVFGVMQNRYSPPSAWIKEMLEENRLGDIYMVQVNCYWNRDERYYGRDTWRGDKKLDGGTLFTQFSHFVDIMYWLFGDIKDIKGQFADFNHADLTEFEDSGMVQFKFVNGGMGCINYSTSVWNQNLESSLTVIGEKGSMKIGGQYMNEVEVCNVQDYEMPVLPPANPANDYGAYKGSAANHVYITENVIDTLKGRTSITTNALEGLKVVDIIERIYESMNA, encoded by the coding sequence ATGGTTATTATCGAAAGAGAAAAAATTCGGTTTGCAGTAGTTGGTGCCGGGCACATCGGCAAACGCCATTGCACCATGATCGATCGAAATCCCGAGGCCGAATTAGTGGGAATTTCCGACATAAAGGACAAGTCCGAACTAGGACTGGATGAATTCGCTTCTGTTCCATATTTCAACAGCATTGAGGAGTTGTTGCAGGCCGATCTCGATATCGATGTTGTAGTGATCGCCAGTCCAAACGGCTTGCATGCCGAACAAGCACTAAAGGTCCTTGAAGCGCGCAAACATGTGGTGATCGAAAAGCCCATGGCACTTTCAAAGCACGATGCGGAGAAGGTGATCTACAAGGCTTTGAATATCTCGCGTCACGTATTCGGCGTAATGCAGAACCGCTACTCCCCACCTAGTGCATGGATCAAGGAGATGCTCGAGGAGAATCGCTTGGGCGATATATATATGGTTCAGGTGAACTGCTACTGGAACCGCGATGAGCGTTACTACGGTCGCGATACATGGCGCGGCGATAAGAAACTCGATGGCGGCACCCTTTTTACCCAATTCTCTCATTTCGTTGACATCATGTATTGGCTCTTTGGGGATATTAAAGACATTAAAGGCCAGTTCGCCGATTTTAATCACGCCGACCTTACCGAATTCGAAGATTCCGGAATGGTACAGTTCAAGTTCGTGAACGGCGGAATGGGTTGTATCAACTACAGCACCTCGGTTTGGAACCAAAACCTCGAGAGCTCACTAACCGTGATCGGTGAAAAAGGGAGTATGAAGATCGGAGGGCAGTACATGAACGAAGTGGAAGTATGTAACGTGCAAGACTACGAGATGCCCGTTTTGCCTCCCGCTAATCCGGCCAACGACTACGGAGCGTACAAAGGTTCAGCGGCTAATCACGTGTACATCACCGAAAACGTG